The nucleotide sequence CTACGCAGTGAACTAAGTGCCCTAAAACAAGTGTCCCTTTTCAGGAACCAACCTCCATTCCGTTCCCTCAGTTCATAGATGCTCACACCTCTATGAACTTAGGAAAACTCAACATCTACACTCACTAGCTGGGATTTTGAAAGAACTGTCTGCATTCGCTAACATAGCCTCCTAATACAGTCAAACTTTGAGACATCTCGGGAATATCAAAATATTTCGAGCTGCTTCGGCGGGTTATCAGCTGATTGCTTTTCTTTAGCGTGATAAATTCTAACTTGTTTTATTTGCTCATCACCTAAACTGATTATCCGAATATCACCTTCCGCAGGTAAGATTGCGATCAGCTGCAATTCAGTAGGCTTTGACGCTTTAACTGTGGAAAAATGTCTCTGATAAACCGACTTTTGTAGCCTGGAAAAGCCTGAATGCCCCAGTTCTTTTCTAAAAACGCGATAGTCCCGCCTTGATTCGACTGTTACAGTAGAAATATCAAATAAAACTAAGAGCCACATAAAATAATATTTCCTGACTACACACTAATCACTGGTATAACTAACCTAGATTGATGCTGCTCAATACATTTTCGATAACTGACCACGTAATTCGTAAGGGCGTCTAAAAACGCAATCTTCTGGCCATTGACTTCAATTTGCGAAGTAAGCACAGAGAGTAAGGTCATCTTCGCATCGGG is from bacterium and encodes:
- the cas2 gene encoding CRISPR-associated endonuclease Cas2, with the translated sequence MWLLVLFDISTVTVESRRDYRVFRKELGHSGFSRLQKSVYQRHFSTVKASKPTELQLIAILPAEGDIRIISLGDEQIKQVRIYHAKEKQSADNPPKQLEIF